The Acidobacteriota bacterium genome window below encodes:
- a CDS encoding CRTAC1 family protein has product MFDYDGDGDLDLYFVQGAMLDRSKEVSQSSFPFYGEGPPRNRLFRNELIPTGKLRFIDVTREAGVGHPGYGMGMAVGDYDNDGDLDLYLTNFGSNVLYRNEGDGTFIDVTRDAGVDDPRYSASSTFLDYDSDGDLDLYVANYVSFTIQGNRRCGGERRDYCAPDVYQPLPDRLFRNEGDGRYTDRSEEAGLGRAFGAGLGVVAVDLDLDRRVDVYVANDGTPNQLWINQGDGTFLDQGLVSGTAYNIDGMAEAGMGVTAADFDGDGDDDLFVTHNKKETNTLYLNGRRTGFADVTSRFGLANPSVPYSGFGTLWFDYDNDGWLDLFVANGAVVMDDRQPADSPYPYAQENQLFRGDGTGRSREVGSDVAGSALDLVEVSRGAAFGDIDNDGDMDIAVSNNNGPARLLLNQIGSRNHWLGVRLVGERGTPLTVYQARVALFRKGRKPLWRRCHADGSYLSANDSRILFGLGSSKDVDRVEVHWPDGLCEGWSGLEADRYVTLQRGSGQICE; this is encoded by the coding sequence ATGTTCGACTATGACGGCGACGGGGACCTGGACCTCTATTTCGTCCAGGGAGCGATGCTGGACCGTTCGAAGGAGGTGTCCCAATCGTCGTTCCCCTTTTATGGAGAGGGGCCGCCCCGGAACCGGCTGTTCCGCAATGAACTGATTCCGACTGGGAAGCTCCGGTTCATCGACGTCACCCGTGAGGCCGGGGTTGGCCATCCGGGCTACGGCATGGGCATGGCCGTCGGAGACTACGACAACGACGGCGACCTGGACCTTTACCTGACCAACTTCGGCTCCAATGTTCTGTACCGCAACGAAGGCGACGGGACCTTCATCGACGTGACCCGCGACGCCGGAGTGGACGATCCCCGGTACAGCGCCAGCAGCACCTTTCTCGATTACGATTCCGACGGCGACCTGGACCTTTACGTCGCCAACTATGTCTCCTTCACCATCCAGGGGAACCGCAGATGCGGCGGGGAGCGCCGGGACTACTGCGCACCCGATGTCTACCAGCCGTTGCCCGACCGACTCTTTCGCAACGAAGGCGACGGAAGATACACCGACCGGTCGGAGGAGGCCGGTCTGGGCCGGGCCTTCGGAGCCGGTCTCGGGGTCGTGGCCGTCGATCTGGATCTCGATCGCCGCGTGGACGTCTACGTCGCCAACGACGGGACCCCCAATCAGTTGTGGATCAACCAGGGGGACGGGACCTTCCTGGACCAGGGCCTGGTGTCCGGAACCGCGTACAACATCGACGGCATGGCCGAGGCGGGCATGGGCGTCACGGCCGCCGATTTCGACGGCGACGGGGACGACGACCTCTTCGTGACCCACAACAAGAAGGAGACCAACACCCTCTATCTGAATGGACGGCGAACGGGATTCGCGGACGTCACTTCCCGCTTCGGGCTGGCCAATCCAAGTGTCCCCTATTCCGGATTCGGCACGCTCTGGTTCGACTACGACAACGACGGGTGGCTGGACCTCTTCGTGGCCAATGGAGCCGTGGTCATGGACGATCGTCAGCCGGCCGATTCACCCTACCCGTACGCGCAGGAGAACCAGCTCTTCCGGGGCGACGGTACCGGCCGGTCTCGGGAGGTTGGATCCGACGTTGCGGGTTCGGCGCTGGATCTCGTGGAAGTCAGCCGGGGCGCCGCCTTCGGCGACATCGACAACGACGGGGACATGGACATCGCCGTTTCCAACAACAACGGGCCGGCCCGCCTGCTGCTCAACCAGATCGGCTCCCGCAATCATTGGCTGGGCGTCCGGCTGGTTGGAGAGCGGGGTACTCCGTTGACCGTCTACCAAGCCCGGGTCGCGTTGTTCCGGAAGGGCCGCAAGCCTCTGTGGCGCCGCTGCCACGCCGACGGGAGCTATCTCAGCGCCAACGACAGCCGAATCCTCTTCGGGTTGGGTTCATCGAAGGACGTGGACCGGGTGGAGGTCCATTGGCCCGACGGTCTGTGTGAAGGTTGGAGCGGACTAGAAGCCGATCGATACGTCACGCTCCAGAGGGGAAGCGGGCAAATCTGCGAGTGA
- a CDS encoding tetratricopeptide repeat protein: MERQSPVRMVLGVLLLVTSIAPFRPAQTEPLPPVPDLAPRLDEFDATSRKQIRDAGERVRLHPRDAEANGRMGMLLHAHQRYEFAEPFYLRARILDPGSFSWAYCLGIIQGRLGKPAEASSSLRLAVQLKPDYLPARLALAEALRKLGELEESRELYLRIVTDRPESASAWAGLGRISWEAGEVSEAVENYQKAVDRFPRYGAAHYALGLAHRSLGNLEKMQEHLSHFQRHSAKQPPVEDPLLDAVQALESRAGHFLREGFVFREERNYKEAAAAFEKVLKLEPGHSIAHANLVSLYIALRNPAKVEEHYRSAVAGDPGLYKTHYNFGTYLGWRGRTGEAIAALRKAVEINPFHADSHSNLGHLLAQLGRSTEAEKHMRLAIRHQPNFPLPHFNLGRLLLTQGRYEEAVRHLHKALDGENDGDPLHVYTLALAYAQLGELEKAEHYALLAKRKAVAPDQAGIARNIESLLNELERAASSHGN, encoded by the coding sequence GTGGAGCGACAGTCTCCGGTTCGTATGGTTCTTGGTGTTCTCCTGCTTGTGACCTCGATTGCGCCGTTCCGTCCGGCGCAGACCGAGCCGCTGCCTCCCGTTCCCGATCTGGCTCCTCGGCTCGACGAGTTCGACGCGACGAGCCGGAAGCAGATCCGGGACGCCGGCGAGCGGGTCCGTCTGCATCCCAGGGATGCGGAAGCCAACGGCAGGATGGGCATGCTGCTGCATGCTCATCAACGTTACGAATTCGCGGAACCTTTCTACCTGCGGGCCCGGATTCTGGACCCCGGCTCGTTTTCGTGGGCCTACTGTCTCGGGATCATTCAGGGACGCTTGGGAAAACCGGCCGAAGCATCGTCATCGTTGCGACTGGCGGTCCAGCTCAAACCGGACTATCTGCCTGCACGATTGGCGCTGGCCGAGGCGCTGCGGAAACTGGGAGAGTTGGAGGAAAGCCGGGAACTCTACCTCCGGATCGTCACGGACCGCCCCGAGTCCGCTTCGGCCTGGGCCGGTCTGGGCCGGATCTCCTGGGAAGCGGGAGAGGTTTCTGAAGCCGTCGAGAACTACCAAAAGGCCGTCGACCGGTTCCCCAGGTACGGCGCCGCCCATTACGCCTTGGGGCTGGCGCACCGGAGCCTGGGCAATCTGGAAAAAATGCAGGAGCATCTCTCCCATTTCCAGCGCCATTCGGCGAAACAGCCGCCGGTGGAGGATCCCCTGCTCGATGCCGTCCAGGCCCTGGAATCCCGTGCCGGACACTTTCTTCGGGAAGGCTTTGTTTTCAGAGAGGAACGGAATTACAAGGAGGCGGCGGCCGCCTTCGAGAAAGTGCTGAAGCTGGAGCCCGGCCACTCCATCGCACACGCCAACCTGGTCTCTCTGTACATCGCTCTCCGAAACCCCGCCAAGGTGGAGGAACACTATCGTTCGGCTGTCGCCGGCGATCCCGGCCTGTACAAGACGCACTACAATTTCGGCACCTACCTGGGGTGGCGGGGGCGCACCGGCGAGGCCATTGCCGCACTTCGAAAGGCCGTGGAGATCAACCCGTTTCACGCCGACAGCCACAGCAATTTGGGGCACCTGTTGGCCCAGTTGGGCAGAAGCACCGAGGCGGAGAAGCACATGCGTCTCGCCATCCGGCACCAACCCAATTTCCCGCTCCCGCATTTCAACCTGGGGCGTCTGCTGCTGACCCAGGGACGGTATGAAGAAGCCGTCCGGCATCTTCACAAGGCGCTCGACGGAGAAAACGACGGCGACCCCTTGCACGTCTACACCCTGGCGCTGGCCTATGCCCAACTGGGCGAGTTGGAGAAAGCGGAGCACTATGCTCTTCTGGCGAAGCGGAAGGCTGTCGCTCCGGACCAGGCCGGAATCGCCCGCAACATCGAGAGTCTGCTGAACGAGCTCGAACGAGCGGCCAGTTCCCATGGGAATTAG
- a CDS encoding DNA-binding protein: MNERTLYLAWQDKAHSRRWFPIGRLDADVERPRYRFRYIGGAEQAKETSGFPLLIEFPELKADYRSPELFPVFQNRVMNRRRPDFTDYLRSLDLSPKADPVEILSANGGSRVTDTYEVFPKLVKRSDGSFTCRFFLHGWRHVNPSAQVRIDQLADGEELYVTLELTNPVSTTAVQIQTTDYHMVGWAPRYLVADLVAAMAETPEYSARVVRVNPQPAPSKQRVLIEMCGSWDKHEPMNGPEFRPLVT; encoded by the coding sequence ATGAATGAAAGGACCTTGTATCTGGCTTGGCAGGACAAGGCGCATAGTCGGCGGTGGTTTCCCATCGGTCGTCTGGACGCCGACGTCGAACGCCCGCGGTATCGCTTCCGTTACATTGGCGGTGCCGAACAGGCGAAAGAGACGTCGGGATTTCCGTTGTTGATCGAATTCCCCGAGTTGAAGGCGGATTATCGATCTCCGGAGCTTTTTCCCGTGTTCCAGAACCGGGTGATGAATCGAAGGAGGCCGGACTTCACCGACTACTTGCGCAGTCTTGATCTTTCTCCCAAGGCGGACCCTGTCGAGATTCTGTCAGCGAATGGCGGCAGCCGCGTGACGGACACCTACGAGGTCTTCCCGAAACTCGTGAAGCGCTCCGACGGCAGCTTCACCTGCCGCTTCTTTTTGCACGGATGGCGGCACGTCAACCCATCGGCGCAAGTGCGGATCGATCAGTTGGCCGACGGCGAAGAATTGTACGTCACATTGGAACTGACTAATCCGGTGTCCACAACGGCCGTGCAGATTCAGACGACGGATTACCATATGGTCGGGTGGGCGCCTCGTTACCTTGTGGCGGATCTGGTCGCGGCTATGGCCGAAACTCCCGAATACTCTGCACGGGTGGTTCGGGTGAATCCCCAGCCTGCGCCGTCGAAGCAGCGGGTATTGATCGAGATGTGCGGCAGTTGGGACAAGCACGAACCCATGAACGGCCCGGAATTCCGGCCATTGGTCACTTGA